A window from Anser cygnoides isolate HZ-2024a breed goose chromosome 1, Taihu_goose_T2T_genome, whole genome shotgun sequence encodes these proteins:
- the MDM2 gene encoding E3 ubiquitin-protein ligase Mdm2 isoform X2 → MCNTKMSALTDGAAVTASEQEALVKPKPLLLKLLKLAGAEKDTFTMKEVIFYLGQYIMSKQLYDEKEQHIVHCANDLLGDLFGVTSFSVKEHRRVYSMICRNLVAINQQDCTLADTPEVDARFQLEKENVLKESMQELEEKQTSSNVSSRPTSSSRRRTHSESENSSDDPHADRRKRHKSDSISLTFDESLSWCVVSGLCRERSNSSDSTDSLSIPDLDASSLSENSDWFDHSSVSDQFSVEFEVESIYSEDYSHNEEGQELTDEDDEVYQLTIYQDEDSDADSFNEDPEISLADYWKCPECSEMNPPLPRHCHRCWALREDWLPDEKSEKLAKSKLESSFHLESEEGFDVPDCKKVKMTEDKESPVEENEDKAVQISESQESEDYSQPSTSSSMFCSSQEDYKEPEKREMQGKEESVESSLPVSSIEPCVICQSRPKNGCIVHGKTGHLMSCFTCARKLKKRNKPCPVCRQPIQMIVLTYFG, encoded by the exons ATGTGCAACACCAAGATGTCCGCCCTCACGGATGGCGCTGCTGTCACCGCCTCGGAGCAGGAGGCCCTG GTGAAACCAAAGCCACTGTTGTTGAAGCTGTTGAAGTTAGCTGGTGCGGAAAAAGACACTTTTACTATGAAGGAG GTAATATTCTATCTTGGACAATATATTATGTCTAAACAATTATATGATGAAAAAGAGCAACACATCGTGCACTGTGCAAATGATCTCCTTGGGGATTTATTTGGAGTAACAAGCTTTTCAGTAAAAGAACACAG GAGGGTATATTCGATGATTTGCAGAAACCTGGTAGCAATCAATCAACAAG actgtACACTTGCTGACACACCTGAGGTTGATGCCAGATTTCagcttgagaaagaaaatgttttaaag GAATCCATGCAAGAGTTAGAAGAGAAGCAGACTTCATCAAATGTGTCTTCCCGACCAACATCATCATCTAGGAGGAGAACACACAGTGAATCCG aaaattcttcagATGATCCGCATGCTGACAGAAGAAAACGACACAAGTCAGACAGCATTTCGTTGACATTTGATGAAAGTCTCTCATGGTGTGTAGTCAGTGGGCTGTGCCGTGAAAGAAGCAATAGCAGTGATTCAACAGATTCTCTTTCCATTCCT gATCTTGATGCCAGTTCACTAAGCGAAAACTCCGATTGGTTTGACCATAGTTCTGTTTCAGACCAGTTCAGTGTAGAGTTTGAAGTTGAATCTATTTATTCAGAAGACTATAGCCATAATGAAGAAGGACAGGAGCTCACAGATGAAGATGATGAg gTGTATCAGCTGACTATTTATCAGGATGAAGATAGCGATGCTGATTCATTCAATGAAGATCCAGAGATTTCTCTAGCC GATTATTGGAAGTGTCCTGAATGCAGCGAAATGAATCCTCCACTTCCACGCCATTGCCACAGATGCTGGGCCCTTCGAGAGGACTGGCTTCCTGATGAGAAGAGTGAGAAACTGGCAAAGAGCAAATTAGAAAGTTCTTTCCACCTAGAATCTGAAGAAGGTTTTGATGTACCTGACtgcaagaaagtaaaaatgacTGAAGATAAAGAATCACCGGTGGAGGAGAATGAAGATAAAGCAGTACAAATATCCGAGTCCCAGGAAAGTGAAGATTATTCTCAGCCATCTACATCTAGCAGCATGTTTTGCAGCAGTCAGGAAGACTACAAGGAACCCgagaagagagaaatgcaaGGCAAAGAGGAAAGCGTGGAGTCCAGTCTGCCTGTTAGCAGCATAGAACCCTGCGTCATATGCCAAAGTAGACCGAAAAATGGTTGCATAGTACATGGCAAAACGGGACACCTCATGTCGTGTTTCACGTGCGCAAGGAAGCTGAAGAAGAGGAACAAACCGTGTCCGGTGTGCAGACAGCCTATACAGATGATCGTACTAACTTATTTTGGTTAG
- the MDM2 gene encoding E3 ubiquitin-protein ligase Mdm2 isoform X1, whose amino-acid sequence MCNTKMSALTDGAAVTASEQEALVKPKPLLLKLLKLAGAEKDTFTMKEVIFYLGQYIMSKQLYDEKEQHIVHCANDLLGDLFGVTSFSVKEHRRVYSMICRNLVAINQQDCTLADTPEVDARFQLEKENVLKESMQELEEKQTSSNVSSRPTSSSRRRTHSESEENSSDDPHADRRKRHKSDSISLTFDESLSWCVVSGLCRERSNSSDSTDSLSIPDLDASSLSENSDWFDHSSVSDQFSVEFEVESIYSEDYSHNEEGQELTDEDDEVYQLTIYQDEDSDADSFNEDPEISLADYWKCPECSEMNPPLPRHCHRCWALREDWLPDEKSEKLAKSKLESSFHLESEEGFDVPDCKKVKMTEDKESPVEENEDKAVQISESQESEDYSQPSTSSSMFCSSQEDYKEPEKREMQGKEESVESSLPVSSIEPCVICQSRPKNGCIVHGKTGHLMSCFTCARKLKKRNKPCPVCRQPIQMIVLTYFG is encoded by the exons ATGTGCAACACCAAGATGTCCGCCCTCACGGATGGCGCTGCTGTCACCGCCTCGGAGCAGGAGGCCCTG GTGAAACCAAAGCCACTGTTGTTGAAGCTGTTGAAGTTAGCTGGTGCGGAAAAAGACACTTTTACTATGAAGGAG GTAATATTCTATCTTGGACAATATATTATGTCTAAACAATTATATGATGAAAAAGAGCAACACATCGTGCACTGTGCAAATGATCTCCTTGGGGATTTATTTGGAGTAACAAGCTTTTCAGTAAAAGAACACAG GAGGGTATATTCGATGATTTGCAGAAACCTGGTAGCAATCAATCAACAAG actgtACACTTGCTGACACACCTGAGGTTGATGCCAGATTTCagcttgagaaagaaaatgttttaaag GAATCCATGCAAGAGTTAGAAGAGAAGCAGACTTCATCAAATGTGTCTTCCCGACCAACATCATCATCTAGGAGGAGAACACACAGTGAATCCG aagaaaattcttcagATGATCCGCATGCTGACAGAAGAAAACGACACAAGTCAGACAGCATTTCGTTGACATTTGATGAAAGTCTCTCATGGTGTGTAGTCAGTGGGCTGTGCCGTGAAAGAAGCAATAGCAGTGATTCAACAGATTCTCTTTCCATTCCT gATCTTGATGCCAGTTCACTAAGCGAAAACTCCGATTGGTTTGACCATAGTTCTGTTTCAGACCAGTTCAGTGTAGAGTTTGAAGTTGAATCTATTTATTCAGAAGACTATAGCCATAATGAAGAAGGACAGGAGCTCACAGATGAAGATGATGAg gTGTATCAGCTGACTATTTATCAGGATGAAGATAGCGATGCTGATTCATTCAATGAAGATCCAGAGATTTCTCTAGCC GATTATTGGAAGTGTCCTGAATGCAGCGAAATGAATCCTCCACTTCCACGCCATTGCCACAGATGCTGGGCCCTTCGAGAGGACTGGCTTCCTGATGAGAAGAGTGAGAAACTGGCAAAGAGCAAATTAGAAAGTTCTTTCCACCTAGAATCTGAAGAAGGTTTTGATGTACCTGACtgcaagaaagtaaaaatgacTGAAGATAAAGAATCACCGGTGGAGGAGAATGAAGATAAAGCAGTACAAATATCCGAGTCCCAGGAAAGTGAAGATTATTCTCAGCCATCTACATCTAGCAGCATGTTTTGCAGCAGTCAGGAAGACTACAAGGAACCCgagaagagagaaatgcaaGGCAAAGAGGAAAGCGTGGAGTCCAGTCTGCCTGTTAGCAGCATAGAACCCTGCGTCATATGCCAAAGTAGACCGAAAAATGGTTGCATAGTACATGGCAAAACGGGACACCTCATGTCGTGTTTCACGTGCGCAAGGAAGCTGAAGAAGAGGAACAAACCGTGTCCGGTGTGCAGACAGCCTATACAGATGATCGTACTAACTTATTTTGGTTAG